The Lolium rigidum isolate FL_2022 chromosome 1, APGP_CSIRO_Lrig_0.1, whole genome shotgun sequence region taggggaatgcatcttgtattcgtttgctaattgtggggttgccggagtgacagcaacctgaacccccgttggtatatcgatgcatgagggatagcaggatctcagagtttaaggctatggttagatttatcttaattactttcttatatttgcggatgcttgcaaggggtttaatcacaagtatgtattagtcctcggaagggcggtgcattagcataggttcacccacacaacacttatcaaaaaatgaagattaatcaactatatgaagcgaaagcactagactaaattcccgtgtgtcctcaagaacgtttggtcatcataagtaaacaaaccggcttgtcctttgtgctaaaaaggattgggccacttgctgcgattattattcccgcattttacttacttgtattttatttatcttctatatcaaaaccccctgaaaacttgtttgtgagcatttacagtgaatccttcatcgaaactgcttgtcaacaccttctgctcctcgttgggttcgacactcttatttatcgaaagtactatgatacacccctatacttgtgggtcatcagccatgGTCAGCGCTGATGTCACTATAAGGGAAATTTCGGCTGCAGTGCTTCGAAGATTGGCGACAAAGGAGTATTACTGATAATTTCGGGAGCCTttcatcaaatacaagtttttgttcaaatgatcgggggctacttttataaggagttttataaggagtttgatatggagttgattcaaaaaagacaaacatgagcctacagccaagtataaataatcgactgtagcctcaggggctactcccatcgggagcgctgatcgcgcacccgatgaagatGGAAGAATAGCGACAAGcctacaatatagcgacaagatgataaaaaggtgagcctacaaccaagtacaagcacttgactgtagcctcgggggctactcccatcgggaagcacTTGActgatcgcgcacccgatgaaattgaAGCAGTCAAAGTGAGTATGTTTCGAGTTATGATATACCTCtttatatactcccatcgggaagtcaAGATAGAaaagtcatcatatgactcgaataaatgtgctattccaacagccgaaaaaggtactcgacaatatattctcgggacgcctcagtcgcgatttaaactctgaatgccgtaatactttacgaaggtaagacctcGGGATCCGTCCTGCGTGGCGTGATACCGCAcacgaatgcgctctgctacttttttctgtatcaacagatgcgaagaaaaatcctaacggacgcgttaggtatccgataaaacatgactggagttcggcatatggtaagaccttaagcggcacatgtcgaactacgccagtataccgagatcatgtccagggacttgatcttgaagtaggtttttgcgggatttcCACGAGagtagttaactggtacctgatacgtcagatgaaccagccccaactaccattatccctgtacaatatatgattattttatgaaaattatttagtgactcgaagaaatcatgtgttaattgtaatgatggagattttgcttgattcttcgattcaagtaaaatctcgggggctactgacataggcattccaatgggcctgctgaagaaggtacccgggatttactgaaggcccatgactcgaagaatataaagcccggaagcccaattaagtgtCGATTTGAAAaaaatagagttgtattaggaataatgacttgtaactattacgggacgaactcaaagagtatcCCGATATttttaacttgtacatcacgaaaccctcggctccgcctcctatataagggggagtcgagggagaaagagaggatcgattcattgtcaacataaccctaattttctagcagtcgagtacttttccggctgaaatcctcgagatctacttgccctctacttttcacaaaaccctagtctacaacttgtaggcattgacaagtcgataccttgcacCTGGCCAACGACTGAACACAACACGTCAGATGCTCGCCTGCACGCGTATGCATGGCGAAGCTCGCATCAAACAACTCGACTCGGTGAAAGTTTGCCATTTTACAATGAAAAGTAATTCTACCCGGTGTCTAGTGCACCCCTTAGCCTCAAGTAGATTCGCCACGGCTCGACTCGGttgcttttttctcttttttgtgcaCGCGTATCAGCCGGCCATCATACCTGTACCTGATATAATCACTGATATTACATTATACAGAAGTTGTTGTTCTCTTTTTTCAGGTACATGGAAGAAACCATTGGCGAAGAAGTATCCATCTCTTTATAATATTATTAATCACAAGAATATCACTGTATACACGAACTTTGAATGGAAACAAATGGGATCTTTGGACGCATCTTTTACATAGACTCATATTGGTTTAGCTAACTGATATTGAGTATTCTTTCAAATGGCGTCTGACTGTTTCTAGTGTATTATCTCTTAAATCTATGTATATTGATTTGTTGAATGATCATACTATCTTCCTTAAGAAATGTATTTTGAAGATGAAAGTTCCacgaagattttcatgtggtttctatATAAGAAAGTGATTCGATCTAACAAAAAATAACTTGGCTAAAATGCAGTTGGCAAGGTTGTGTTAAATGTTGTTTCtatgatcaagatgagacaatACAACATTTGTTTATAGCATGCCCTTTTACTAAGATGATTATGAGGATTGTTTACATGGCTTTTAATATACCCCCACCTTCGAATATTACGAAAATGTTTGGTAATTAGTTAAATGGGGTtgtgaaaaaaatacaaatacCACATTAGAGTTGGTGTGTGTGCTTTGCTTTGGGTGGTTTGGAATGTGCACAAGGATtatatctttaacaaaaaaaagtTTTCCATCATTTTTAAAAGTTATCCCCTTGGCTACTCATTCGATCCATATGTGGTCTTATATCCAACCGCATGAGGAGATCCAAGCTTTAGATACTAGGTGCAACCGAGTGGCAACGGTAGCATGAGATTTCTACAGCCGGTACGGCTGGTGTGCTGGACATGTTGCTGCAAAATGCTGCATGTTAATCTTTTCTAGATAGTTGTGATCCATGATCTGTAGTAAGGCAGAATGTTGCTGCTTGTAATACTTGTTGGATTTTTAATAAAAGCATCCGTATGTATcacttgatgcagaggctaggacaccccatttccaaaaaaaaaaaaaaaagataacgaAATACCCCACCACAACCTCAGTGACAAAAACTGATAAACTAGCCAAGTTATCATGCTAACTTCAGCATTCAGGGGCGTGCCCGCCGCGCACCACTTCCTAGTGAATATTTAGACtgctgctccttcaaaattttagGCTAGAGTCGTTGAGACATGTGTAGATGTTGCAAACGAGGACCCACTGATGATTGACGCTATTTGATACTACCATCGGTAACAGGTTGCCAGGCTGTAACTTTATTGTATCGATATATCAAGAGTTCGATACATATATAGCAAATCAAGAGATCTGGAAAACACAAGAAATGGGAATCAAAAGAATGGATTGAACAAAAAAAATCATAAGATTATAGAATTGTACACACACACCAAGTGGTTATTCTTTAGATCTCCACACATGCATGTATGATTTAGTACAACCGCGTCCTTCTTCTGTAGCAATACATTGCAGAATAGTATATTGGTTTCACCAATCCTTAAAATTAGCTTAATTCTCAGTCAATTTCTAAACTACAGGATTGCATCGTGATTTATGGTAGCATGAGTTGTGACATGGGTTGCTACTGAATTTTTTTATGTTGCAAATGAGGTTGCAACTAACAAAAAAAAATCGGACCGTTGGTTTGTCGGGTGATTCGAACCATGAGTTGCAACTCCTTGGACCGCTAGATTACTTTGTGATTCGTACTACTAGTGATTCCTCGCGTGGgttgtaattggaatattgatcaCATCACCTGACCGAGAATTATCACCTTGAATGAGTCACACCCATAATATATAGCATGGCTTTATTGTAGTGATATATTAAGAAATATATAACAGATCAAGAGATCTGGAAAACACAACAAATGTGAATCAAAAGAATGGATTGAACAACAAAACTACAAGATTATTGAACTCCACATTCCACACACGCCCCAAATGGTTCTTCCTTGGACCTCCATGCATTCATGTACGATTTAATGCAGGGGGTGGCTGACGATGCTGCACTTCTTCCTGATCCCGCCCTTGCTCCCGGCCGGCATGGACAGCTTGCTGAGCTTGATCATAGATTCACCAAAATCGTCGTTCCAGAGCGTGGCGTTGTCAGCGTACTCATGGACGTGGCCCCGCGCCTCCTTGTGCGTCATCAGAACCCAGTCGGAGTTGAAGCTGACGATCCTGGCgaggttgttgtggtagtaggagTTGTCGAACAAGTCCCTGATCTTGCGCACCCGGCTCTTGAACCCTGGCATGAAAGTGGCGACAGTGTTGTAGTCCTCGTCGCGGACGTTGTTGACCACGAGCGGGTTGGCGCTCTGGCCGCACTTGTAGTTGAGCAGGTTGCGGTAGGCCGGGGTGATCTGGTCCGCAGGCGCGGTGAGACGGCCATTGAAGGATGAGCAGTGTGCCTTGCCGATGGAGTGAGCGCCGGAGAGGATGACGAGCTCCTCGACGTCGAAATTCTTGCGGGCGAAGTTCTCGATGAGCTGCTGGGCGGTGAAGGTGGAATCCGGGAGCTCCGCCTGTGCCTCGTCGGCCGAGGAGACGAGGCCATCGAGGCGGCCGGCGGGGACGTCGTAGTTGATGTGCCCCTTGCTGAGGATTTTGGTGGCATCACGGGCAGCGTAGACAAGTATGTCGGAGCAGGAAACCACGTCGGGGCACCTCTTCTCGATGTCGGCCTTGATCATCTCAAGGATGTCGAAGGCAGCGAGCCCAATGTTCGCCTGCGCCTCCTTCTCAGGGTGAGGGTTTTGGGCGGACTTGTCAAGGAGGACCGAGCCATCGCACCCCTGCATCAATAGTCGA contains the following coding sequences:
- the LOC124674820 gene encoding peroxidase 2-like, whose protein sequence is MKLSVVLLCALVTIQAALLTAPSAEASGLKLGYYNKKCRGVENVVKGHIIRAIKKNPRVGPALVRLVFHDCFVRGCDGSVLLDKSAQNPHPEKEAQANIGLAAFDILEMIKADIEKRCPDVVSCSDILVYAARDATKILSKGHINYDVPAGRLDGLVSSADEAQAELPDSTFTAQQLIENFARKNFDVEELVILSGAHSIGKAHCSSFNGRLTAPADQITPAYRNLLNYKCGQSANPLVVNNVRDEDYNTVATFMPGFKSRVRKIRDLFDNSYYHNNLARIVSFNSDWVLMTHKEARGHVHEYADNATLWNDDFGESMIKLSKLSMPAGSKGGIRKKCSIVSHPLH